The following are encoded together in the Lactuca sativa cultivar Salinas chromosome 1, Lsat_Salinas_v11, whole genome shotgun sequence genome:
- the LOC111900066 gene encoding uncharacterized protein At1g51745, whose protein sequence is MGSSCEANGKNIDPTVGGLVWVRRRNGSWWPGRILGPDELPESCLVSPRLGTPVKLLGRDDASVDWYNLEKSKRVKSFRCGEYDECIEKAKASAVVPSKKAVKYARREDAILHALEIESSRLPKKSPQQSDTKHLHPDQDQDQDEEETTEAMSDKLSGLEYISNSPPELELELELTPNDSEDDGNEGSKKRMRGLEDIGISGAFKRRRSQVAHVHEFLKKKNRRRQLTKVLETTAMVTVPVMCEQLTGSGSFLPENKVSGSFSVVINNNNNSDSSNNDVSLSPTDSKQKDKENGSSSISGLLDNDSSARLFDVPFIGEEKETKAMVSEKLQSGQSSLVDTAPVGPNEIQESGSINSGGTSKWQHKGKRNSRNKSKTIHKFLDPDVTHVCKVKSEQITESLPVEEATATATAPHRSLPYRQSRFTVNPKYESSSDVGFRKQDSGSLYDVNIEVNSGHHPQHVPYISLMSKLTGQPITGHPLLVEVLNGNESLSDLELNSSECHSSSCELGAVNGVVNNGDVRMALEARVSGNGKSPGKAKRNGNGILSNKKIRRLSSLTGSKRPANETGKFKKPGEACVPLKVVFGRINTALGR, encoded by the exons ATGGGAAGCTCTTGTGAAGCAAACGGCAAAAATATTGACCCAACCGTGGGTGGGTTGGTTTGGGTCCGGCGTAGAAACGGATCGTGGTGGCCGGGTCGCATATTGGGGCCTGATGAGTTACCGGAAAGTTGTCTGGTTTCCCCGAGATTGGGTACTCCGGTGAAGCTACTAGGAAGAGATGATGCAAGTGT AGACTGGTATAATCTTGAAAAATCAAAACGTGTAAAATCATTCCGGTGTGGCGAATACGATGAATGCATCGAAAAAGCAAAAGCGTCAGCCGTCGTTCCTTCGAAAAAAGCAGTGAAATACGCACGTAGAGAAGACGCAATTCTTCACGCCCTTGAGATCGAAAGTTCCCGATTACCCAAAAAATCACCCCAACAATCCGACACTAAACACTTACACCccgatcaagatcaagatcaagatgaAGAAGAAACCACCGAAGCCATGTCAGATAAATTAAGCGGCTTAGAATACATCTCAAATTCCCCAccggaattggaattggaattggaattgacCCCGAATGATTCTGAAGACGATGGAAATGAAGGAAGTAAGAAACGAATGAGAGGACTTGAGGACATTGGAATCAGCGGGGCGTTTAAGCGGCGGCGATCCCAGGTGGCACATGTTCATgagtttttaaaaaagaaaaaccgTCGCCGTCAGTTGACTAAGGTGTTAGAGACCACCGCCATGGTGACCGTGCCCGTTATGTGTGAACAGCTGACAGGATCCGGATCCTTCCTGCCTGAGAACAAAGTTTCCGGAAGTTTTTCGGtggtaattaataataataataattctgATAGCTCCAATAATGATGTCTCGCTCTCGCCTACAGATTCTAAACAGAAAGACAAAGAGAATGGAAGTTCCAGTATTTCGGGGCTACTTGACAACGATTCTTCTGCAAGGCTTTTTGATGTTCCTTTTATCGGAGAAGAAAAGGAGACTAAAG CAATGGTATCCGAAAAGCTTCAATCTGGTCAAAGTAGTCTAGTCGATACGGCTCCGGTGGGACCCAACGAAATACAAGAATCCGGTTCCATCAATTCCGGTGGCACTTCAAAATGGCAGCATAAAGGGAAACGGAATTCAAGAAACAAAAGTAAAACCATTCATAAGTTTTTAGATCCTGATGTAACACATGTCTGTAAAGTGAAGTCGGAACAAATTACCGAATCGCTCCCGGTTGAGGAAGCAACAGCAACGGCAACGGCCCCGCATCGGTCACTTCCTTATCGGCAGTCCCGGTTTACAGTCAACCCGAAATACGAGTCGTCGTCAGATGTTGGTTTCAGAAAACAGGATAGCGGGTCTTTGTACGATGTTAATATTGAGGTTAATTCGGGGCATCATCCTCAACATGTCCCGTATATATCTCTAATGAGCAAGTTGACCGGTCAACCGATAACGGGCCACCCGCTTCTTGTAGAGGTTTTGAATGGGAATGAAAGCTTATCGGATCTTGAATTGAACAGTTCGGAATGTCATAGTAGCAGCTGTGAGTTGGGTGCAGTCAATGGGGTGGTCAACAACGGGGATGTCCGGATGGCTCTAGAAGCACGTGTGAGTGGGAATGGGAAGTCTCCGGGAAAAGCGAAAAGAAACGGGAACGGGATCTTATCGAACAAAAAGATCCGACGGTTGTCGTCTT